A genomic segment from Thermotoga neapolitana DSM 4359 encodes:
- a CDS encoding methyl-accepting chemotaxis protein, with product MKNLPVFWKIFLSILLIIVVLVGVSTYFILDKRAHVMKSSEDTLLSQAVNSADIFWNFIRGYTQLADLLASNENVKGAFENANNEEEWMIKLFRSVVKSYPDITFVYAGYRDKRMYLIPETELPAGYDPTQRPWYKSAVSNPDRVVITDPYADAATGQTIITVARAIKTDGNIVGVVGIDFDISRLSETIFANSKKLGYESGVINERGIVVLHSNPELVGLDVSGTDFYRNWSSKGERGVSRFRYEKFSSDYLIAGFRRLENGWIFFNTVPESVLMSSVNRDLLTTSISVGGIIVVVLILATMISRRYIAHPISLMAKVSEKIASGDLTVQFDYKSRDELGKLSNALNHMVNALKGLVIQIHEEAKLLKDAASQVAAASEETSATVEELSAQIDTVNSNVNNASAAIEEMTSGVEEVAASAQNVANSSQRLNEEASKVNELIKEGQKAIENISNIISQTREKANTTSSVVDRLSESAKNIGEIVETINSIAEQTNLLALNAAIEAARAGEAGRGFAVVADEIRKLAEESRNATQNITEILKGIMEESLQAKSATDETVQIVEQASQQSEIVSEKFKMILESITNMSHMIESLAASAQEQSAASEEMSSAMDGASKSMLNIVDQMNEVTESVRQQAETIANIAKTAEKLDEMAERLVESVSRLKVE from the coding sequence ATGAAAAACTTGCCGGTTTTCTGGAAGATTTTTCTCTCGATACTCCTGATCATAGTTGTTCTGGTAGGTGTTTCCACCTATTTTATTCTCGACAAAAGAGCGCATGTCATGAAATCATCTGAAGATACTCTCTTGTCACAGGCTGTGAACAGTGCCGATATATTTTGGAATTTCATACGTGGCTATACGCAGCTTGCCGATCTGCTTGCAAGCAACGAAAACGTGAAAGGCGCTTTTGAAAATGCAAACAACGAAGAAGAATGGATGATAAAGTTGTTCAGATCCGTTGTGAAGTCCTACCCTGACATTACTTTTGTTTACGCTGGTTATAGGGACAAAAGGATGTACCTCATACCAGAAACCGAACTCCCGGCAGGGTACGATCCAACTCAAAGACCATGGTACAAAAGCGCTGTTTCCAATCCCGACAGAGTTGTGATAACCGATCCATACGCAGATGCTGCCACCGGCCAGACAATAATAACCGTTGCCAGAGCCATTAAAACAGATGGCAACATTGTCGGTGTGGTTGGAATCGACTTTGACATCTCAAGGCTCTCCGAGACGATTTTTGCGAATTCAAAGAAACTCGGTTATGAAAGTGGTGTGATAAACGAGAGAGGAATAGTTGTTCTCCACTCAAATCCAGAACTGGTTGGGCTCGATGTTTCTGGCACAGATTTCTACAGGAACTGGTCATCAAAAGGAGAACGTGGTGTTTCAAGGTTCAGATATGAAAAATTCAGTTCGGATTATCTGATAGCGGGTTTCAGAAGGCTCGAAAACGGCTGGATCTTTTTCAACACTGTGCCTGAAAGCGTATTGATGTCCAGCGTGAACAGAGATCTTCTGACAACATCGATCTCTGTTGGCGGAATTATCGTGGTTGTCCTGATCCTTGCCACGATGATTTCAAGAAGATACATCGCTCATCCCATATCCTTGATGGCAAAAGTTTCGGAGAAAATTGCATCTGGAGATCTCACCGTCCAGTTCGATTACAAAAGTCGCGATGAATTGGGAAAACTGTCCAATGCTCTGAACCATATGGTGAATGCTTTGAAGGGGCTTGTGATCCAGATTCACGAAGAAGCCAAACTCCTGAAGGACGCTGCCTCGCAGGTTGCGGCTGCGTCTGAAGAAACAAGCGCAACTGTAGAAGAACTTTCTGCCCAAATAGACACGGTGAATTCCAACGTGAACAACGCTTCTGCTGCAATAGAAGAAATGACGAGTGGAGTAGAAGAAGTTGCAGCGAGTGCTCAGAACGTTGCCAACTCCTCCCAGCGTCTCAACGAAGAGGCAAGTAAAGTGAATGAGTTGATCAAAGAAGGGCAGAAGGCTATTGAGAACATATCGAACATCATATCCCAGACCAGAGAGAAGGCCAACACGACTTCAAGTGTAGTTGACAGACTATCTGAAAGCGCAAAGAACATTGGTGAAATAGTTGAAACAATAAACTCCATAGCAGAACAGACGAATCTCCTTGCTCTGAACGCAGCAATAGAGGCAGCACGTGCAGGAGAAGCCGGAAGAGGTTTTGCGGTAGTTGCAGATGAAATCAGAAAACTTGCCGAGGAAAGCAGGAATGCCACTCAGAACATAACGGAAATACTCAAAGGTATAATGGAAGAAAGCTTGCAGGCAAAATCCGCAACAGATGAGACAGTTCAAATAGTCGAGCAGGCCTCTCAGCAGTCTGAGATCGTGAGTGAAAAGTTCAAGATGATACTCGAAAGCATCACCAACATGTCACATATGATAGAAAGCCTTGCTGCCAGTGCTCAGGAACAGAGTGCGGCTTCCGAAGAAATGAGTAGCGCAATGGACGGTGCCAGTAAGTCCATGCTGAACATCGTCGATCAAATGAACGAGGTAACAGAGTCTGTAAGACAGCAAGCAGAAACTATAGCGAACATAGCAAAAACTGCTGAAAAACTCGATGAAATGGCCGAAAGACTCGTTGAATCTGTGAGCAGATTGAAGGTGGAATGA
- a CDS encoding VanZ family protein — protein sequence MRKILLLLLASIWVVLVFYFSSQPPDVSGRQSRVVYMILKRLDGVLDFTQTEWYRNLRSFLEKWWFPEKKPSGEDLVRKSAHFGLYFIMGIFSFFLSYSYIRKYVFSVLMGISLPTLIAVLDEYNQSFHGRGSSLYDVIIDMNGAMFGMALAFLVRIVVELSVKNSKGGIV from the coding sequence GTGAGAAAGATTCTTTTGCTTCTTCTTGCTTCGATCTGGGTGGTGCTTGTTTTTTATTTTTCCTCACAGCCTCCCGATGTTTCCGGAAGGCAGTCCAGAGTTGTTTACATGATTCTCAAAAGACTGGACGGTGTTCTGGATTTCACTCAAACGGAATGGTACAGGAATTTGAGAAGTTTTCTGGAGAAATGGTGGTTTCCGGAAAAGAAGCCCTCCGGGGAGGATCTTGTGAGAAAGTCGGCCCACTTTGGATTGTACTTCATCATGGGGATCTTTTCGTTTTTCCTCAGTTATTCCTACATCAGAAAGTACGTGTTTTCTGTATTGATGGGGATTTCTCTTCCCACTCTGATTGCCGTTCTGGACGAGTACAATCAGAGTTTCCATGGTAGAGGTTCTTCTCTCTACGATGTGATCATCGACATGAACGGAGCGATGTTTGGGATGGCGCTTGCTTTCCTGGTGCGGATCGTTGTGGAGTTGAGTGTGAAAAACAGTAAGGGGGGGATAGTATGA
- a CDS encoding vWA domain-containing protein yields the protein MCRMIVLSFVFLSCFLFSYEIEIENFEIWDRDGLMNSIWCAVSVEDGGTFVRNLNLKDFELIETAYGRDEELLFSKKVRFDNFYYQFNGDGFWEKSVNSDELDIVFLIDKTGSMEDHIESIKRQLKNFLDRLMKIGTDFRIVIAEYGVEDEPEWPSGAGVDTFYDSVMFEEISREIEEIGTGGEGWDLTWAYDAFLWALNLDWRESARKIVVIITDVYVDSVFGPNWYYTSGCNTSMRAVDLALKESGIHLYYCQPSEENMAETELFESYSPQVNPKVKESNFDFLEKRNDHVKRLSWPFDQSEIQLENLPVIDSKYYFAWFSDWSEYNFVSKVEVKIRLIGTSDFSSFVYYPLENPDGTKTNIVSEKISFVIKDEAGFGMLGSDNVWVFFYKVMGNTSRMDTVGAMYQISDKNGKIDIGRRQPGRYYYILYASGQPSDAYHQLRYTSRGWVDIGPKAATPTEIVAYTWGSKAEIYKAYGLLEELRNLEIAREGIKHYVQEASEWVSNLERNGITLVEMEALKRFNTGLAAIVNCAGYACVIQNKASDDAVEIAQKVSDMIRKAEDVVSKLESARHLIMKAVNTFIDIITGNWGGAAMNLTIEEVIDRFVTYVKDDLLNDIMSLVEEKLAEVIRNPDVVVDFFKTRVKEWVKEKLSPEQISKSAYNFVGEELVYNRFTSHIEEQLRVLLLYSKDLVEKNQDKYWNFDERSKLMRKSFEEMRYDIMSDLFEISYESLSRQDSVDNWADALQVFKDTIPLIVEFLELFEVRYPELSDVKKALETLADALNTINAMTRTYEMALKIDHLTTLTERAQKIAAEVYRYK from the coding sequence ATGTGTAGAATGATCGTTCTGTCGTTTGTCTTTCTCTCCTGCTTTTTGTTTTCCTATGAAATCGAGATTGAAAATTTTGAAATCTGGGATCGCGACGGATTGATGAACTCTATCTGGTGTGCTGTCAGCGTCGAAGATGGTGGCACCTTTGTAAGAAACCTGAATCTTAAAGACTTCGAGTTGATAGAGACTGCATATGGCAGGGATGAAGAACTTCTTTTTTCAAAGAAGGTGCGCTTCGACAACTTCTATTATCAGTTTAACGGAGATGGATTTTGGGAGAAATCCGTGAATTCCGATGAACTCGATATCGTGTTTCTGATAGACAAAACAGGTTCGATGGAGGACCACATAGAATCCATCAAAAGACAGCTCAAAAACTTTCTGGACAGACTCATGAAGATAGGAACAGACTTCAGGATTGTGATCGCCGAGTACGGTGTGGAAGATGAACCTGAATGGCCAAGTGGGGCAGGAGTGGACACTTTTTATGATTCTGTTATGTTCGAGGAGATAAGCAGAGAAATAGAAGAAATAGGTACGGGAGGCGAAGGATGGGATCTAACATGGGCGTACGATGCCTTTCTCTGGGCTTTGAATCTGGACTGGCGCGAAAGCGCCAGAAAAATCGTGGTGATCATCACCGACGTTTATGTGGATTCCGTCTTCGGTCCAAACTGGTACTACACCTCTGGCTGTAACACCTCGATGCGCGCCGTGGATCTTGCGTTGAAAGAAAGTGGTATCCACCTTTACTACTGTCAGCCTTCAGAGGAAAACATGGCGGAAACAGAACTTTTCGAAAGTTACTCTCCGCAGGTGAACCCAAAAGTCAAAGAATCTAACTTTGATTTTCTGGAAAAGAGAAACGATCATGTTAAGAGGTTGTCCTGGCCCTTTGATCAAAGTGAGATTCAGCTGGAAAATTTACCAGTAATCGACTCGAAATACTATTTTGCCTGGTTCAGCGACTGGAGTGAATACAATTTTGTGAGCAAAGTAGAAGTCAAAATCAGGCTGATTGGAACAAGTGATTTTTCATCCTTTGTTTATTATCCCCTCGAAAACCCTGACGGGACAAAAACAAACATCGTGTCCGAGAAAATTAGCTTTGTAATAAAAGATGAGGCTGGTTTCGGCATGCTTGGAAGCGACAACGTATGGGTTTTCTTTTACAAAGTGATGGGGAACACCAGCAGAATGGATACCGTCGGAGCGATGTATCAGATCTCTGATAAAAACGGAAAGATAGACATTGGAAGAAGACAGCCCGGGAGGTACTACTACATCCTTTACGCCAGCGGGCAACCTAGTGATGCCTACCATCAACTTCGATACACTTCCAGAGGATGGGTCGATATAGGACCAAAAGCAGCAACTCCAACAGAGATCGTTGCCTACACCTGGGGAAGCAAGGCAGAGATCTACAAAGCGTACGGTCTTCTGGAAGAACTGAGAAACCTTGAGATCGCACGTGAAGGTATAAAACATTATGTTCAGGAGGCCAGTGAATGGGTTTCAAATCTGGAAAGAAATGGAATCACACTTGTGGAAATGGAAGCACTAAAGAGGTTCAACACAGGGCTTGCTGCAATCGTGAACTGTGCAGGATATGCCTGTGTGATCCAGAATAAAGCAAGCGATGATGCGGTGGAAATAGCCCAGAAAGTCTCGGACATGATAAGAAAAGCAGAAGATGTCGTCAGCAAACTGGAATCTGCAAGGCATCTCATAATGAAAGCGGTGAACACTTTCATTGACATAATAACAGGAAACTGGGGCGGTGCAGCGATGAATTTGACGATAGAAGAGGTGATAGATCGGTTTGTCACCTACGTCAAAGACGACCTTCTGAACGATATCATGAGTCTTGTAGAAGAAAAACTTGCGGAAGTTATAAGAAATCCAGATGTGGTGGTTGACTTTTTCAAAACCCGCGTGAAAGAGTGGGTTAAGGAAAAACTCTCTCCCGAACAAATAAGCAAAAGTGCGTACAACTTTGTCGGCGAAGAACTTGTTTACAACAGATTCACCTCTCACATCGAAGAACAGCTGAGAGTGCTCCTTTTATACTCAAAGGACCTGGTGGAAAAGAACCAGGACAAATACTGGAACTTTGATGAACGTTCAAAACTCATGAGAAAAAGCTTTGAAGAGATGCGATACGATATCATGTCAGATCTGTTCGAGATTTCCTATGAATCTCTTTCCAGACAGGACTCCGTGGACAACTGGGCGGATGCTCTTCAGGTATTCAAAGACACGATTCCTCTGATAGTAGAATTTCTGGAGCTTTTCGAGGTTCGCTATCCAGAACTTTCCGATGTGAAGAAAGCTCTGGAGACTCTTGCAGACGCCCTTAACACGATTAATGCGATGACACGAACGTACGAGATGGCGTTGAAAATAGATCATCTGACAACACTCACTGAAAGAGCCCAGAAGATAGCAGCTGAAGTGTACAGGTACAAGTAG
- the gdhA gene encoding glutamate dehydrogenase has protein sequence MPEKSLYEMAVEQFNRAASLMDLESDLAEVLRRPKRVLIVEFPVRMDDGHVEVFTGYRVQHNVARGPAKGGIRYHPDVTLDEVKALAFWMTWKTAVMNLPFGGGKGGVRVDPKKLSRNELERLSRRFFSEIQVIIGPYNDIPAPDVNTNADVMAWYMDTYSMNVGHTVLGIVTGKPVELGGSKGREEATGRGVKVCAGLAMDVLGIDPKKATVAVQGFGNVGQFAALLISQELGSKVVAVSDSRGGIYNPEGFDVEELIRYKKEHGTVVTYPKGERITNEELLELDVDILVPAALEGAIHAGNAERIKAKAVVEGANGPTTPEADEILSRRGILVVPDILANAGGVTVSYFEWVQDLQSFFWDLDQVRNALEKMMKGAFNDVMKVKEKYNVDMRTAAYILAIDRVAYATKKRGIYP, from the coding sequence ATGCCGGAGAAAAGCCTCTACGAGATGGCAGTTGAACAGTTCAACCGTGCCGCATCACTCATGGATCTGGAATCAGACCTTGCAGAGGTTCTCAGAAGACCAAAACGTGTTTTGATCGTTGAATTCCCAGTGAGAATGGATGACGGCCACGTCGAAGTCTTCACAGGATACCGTGTGCAGCACAACGTTGCGAGAGGTCCAGCCAAAGGTGGTATCAGGTACCACCCCGATGTCACACTCGATGAGGTGAAAGCCCTCGCATTCTGGATGACATGGAAGACTGCTGTGATGAATCTGCCTTTCGGTGGAGGGAAGGGAGGAGTCAGGGTAGATCCAAAGAAACTCTCAAGAAACGAGCTTGAAAGACTCTCAAGAAGGTTCTTCTCAGAGATTCAGGTGATAATAGGCCCGTACAACGACATACCTGCACCAGATGTAAACACGAACGCAGATGTGATGGCGTGGTACATGGATACATACAGTATGAATGTGGGTCACACCGTTTTGGGAATTGTCACAGGAAAACCCGTGGAACTGGGAGGATCAAAGGGTCGTGAAGAAGCCACGGGTCGTGGTGTTAAGGTGTGTGCAGGGCTTGCAATGGATGTTCTGGGAATAGATCCAAAGAAAGCAACAGTTGCCGTTCAGGGATTTGGAAACGTGGGTCAGTTCGCCGCTCTTTTGATTTCTCAAGAACTCGGATCGAAAGTCGTTGCGGTGAGCGACAGCAGAGGCGGTATCTACAATCCCGAGGGGTTCGACGTGGAGGAGCTGATCAGATACAAAAAAGAACACGGAACGGTCGTTACATATCCGAAGGGTGAAAGAATAACCAACGAAGAACTTCTGGAACTGGATGTTGACATTCTCGTCCCTGCAGCTTTGGAAGGTGCTATCCACGCTGGAAACGCGGAAAGAATAAAGGCAAAAGCCGTGGTGGAAGGAGCAAACGGTCCCACAACACCTGAAGCCGACGAAATCCTGAGCAGAAGAGGAATTCTTGTGGTACCAGACATACTCGCCAACGCCGGTGGAGTTACGGTTTCTTACTTTGAATGGGTTCAGGACCTTCAGAGCTTCTTCTGGGATTTGGATCAGGTGAGAAACGCCCTTGAAAAGATGATGAAAGGAGCATTCAACGATGTTATGAAAGTAAAGGAGAAATACAACGTCGATATGAGAACAGCAGCTTACATTCTTGCGATCGATCGAGTTGCGTACGCCACGAAAAAGAGAGGTATCTATCCGTGA
- a CDS encoding alpha/beta hydrolase — MNFPRCRTVRKSLPIFLEGGSEGVLFIHGYTGSPHDFEYMAQEVNRAGFTVSVPRLPGHGTCGEDFLLSSAKDWLRRAFDAYYDLSAICERVHVVGLSMGGVIALILASQMNPPKLVTLAAATHVFDKRIVLTPLLKLFSKKMPRENTERYDDPDIEYLRKEYWSYNWPKQAAELYKLMKLARKSVSKITSDTLVVAARNDNMVPMKAAEFIYNNIRSEKRKLLVFEKSGHVLSNDVEKEDVTRAVIEWLKGE; from the coding sequence ATGAACTTTCCTCGTTGCAGAACCGTGAGAAAATCCCTACCCATTTTCCTTGAAGGTGGAAGTGAAGGGGTTCTCTTCATTCATGGATACACCGGATCTCCCCACGACTTTGAATATATGGCACAAGAAGTGAACAGAGCAGGCTTTACGGTCTCCGTGCCGAGACTGCCGGGACATGGAACGTGCGGCGAGGATTTCTTGCTGTCTTCTGCAAAGGACTGGTTGAGACGGGCGTTCGATGCGTATTACGATCTGAGTGCGATCTGCGAAAGGGTACACGTCGTGGGCCTTTCGATGGGTGGTGTGATCGCTCTGATCCTTGCTTCTCAGATGAACCCTCCAAAACTGGTCACGCTTGCTGCTGCAACACACGTTTTCGACAAAAGAATAGTCCTCACACCTCTTCTGAAACTCTTTTCAAAGAAGATGCCAAGGGAAAACACAGAAAGGTACGATGATCCAGATATTGAATACTTGAGAAAAGAATACTGGTCCTACAACTGGCCAAAACAGGCAGCAGAGCTCTACAAACTCATGAAACTGGCAAGAAAAAGTGTTTCAAAGATCACATCAGACACTCTCGTCGTCGCAGCAAGAAACGACAACATGGTTCCCATGAAGGCAGCCGAGTTCATATACAACAACATCAGATCAGAAAAGAGGAAGCTTCTTGTTTTTGAAAAATCCGGTCACGTTCTGAGCAACGATGTGGAAAAGGAAGATGTCACCAGAGCAGTTATCGAGTGGCTGAAGGGGGAATGA
- a CDS encoding MFS transporter: MAVIFILILMVLLNADQMVMSPNIGAIEQEFNITDAQIGLVASSFTVIGALVSLVWGYLADRYSRKNLLIYSILVGEIPCLMSAFSHSYGELFFWRALTGIGVGASFPIVYSMIGDMFDEVKRGKVVALISSAISIGSVLGMIVGGFLGPKYGWRVPFIVVSVPNIALAILSIFVLKEPRRGAFEKGIGELVQSGYEYPKAPKLSDYAKLVKVKTNLLLFFQGIAGTIPWGAIPYFLVEFFRRERGLSVETATLVFLVFGLGNIVGIILGGLWGASIYVKSRPFLPLFCSITTALGTFFTVMTLDYMGSLLVLMLLGFVASFTASLTGPNVKFMLLNVNEPQERGRIFSIFNLTDSLGTGFGKFAGGVMSVTLGSLGAALKVSAYFWLICAVLLFVLVFYFAKDVEKLQKTMIELAKNSQTR, encoded by the coding sequence ATGGCAGTTATATTCATTCTGATTCTCATGGTTCTACTGAACGCGGATCAGATGGTGATGTCTCCAAACATAGGAGCGATAGAACAGGAATTCAACATCACGGATGCTCAGATAGGTCTCGTTGCTTCGTCTTTCACGGTGATAGGAGCCCTTGTGAGTCTCGTATGGGGGTACCTCGCCGACAGATACAGCAGAAAAAACCTGCTCATCTACTCCATTCTTGTCGGTGAGATTCCCTGTCTCATGAGCGCATTTTCTCATTCTTACGGTGAACTCTTTTTCTGGAGAGCACTCACCGGAATAGGTGTGGGAGCGTCCTTCCCCATCGTTTATTCGATGATAGGAGACATGTTCGACGAAGTGAAGAGAGGAAAAGTCGTGGCTCTCATATCTTCTGCGATCTCCATAGGAAGTGTTCTTGGAATGATCGTTGGAGGCTTTTTGGGACCGAAATACGGCTGGAGAGTTCCCTTCATCGTGGTTTCTGTTCCAAACATCGCCCTTGCGATTTTATCCATTTTCGTTCTGAAAGAACCAAGAAGAGGTGCTTTTGAAAAAGGAATTGGAGAGCTCGTTCAATCTGGGTATGAGTACCCGAAAGCACCAAAACTCTCTGATTACGCAAAACTCGTGAAGGTGAAAACGAATCTTCTTCTGTTCTTTCAGGGCATAGCAGGGACGATTCCCTGGGGTGCCATTCCTTATTTTCTCGTGGAATTCTTCAGAAGAGAAAGAGGTCTTTCGGTGGAGACGGCCACCCTCGTTTTCCTCGTGTTCGGTCTTGGAAATATCGTGGGGATCATCCTTGGAGGGCTGTGGGGAGCGAGCATCTACGTGAAATCCAGACCATTCCTACCGCTGTTTTGCTCGATCACAACCGCTCTTGGAACTTTCTTCACTGTTATGACCCTGGACTACATGGGAAGTCTTCTCGTGCTCATGTTACTTGGTTTCGTTGCTTCTTTCACCGCGAGCCTCACGGGCCCGAACGTGAAGTTCATGCTCTTGAACGTCAACGAACCCCAGGAGAGGGGAAGAATATTCTCCATATTCAACCTCACTGATTCGCTCGGAACGGGATTTGGAAAATTCGCGGGAGGAGTGATGTCCGTTACACTCGGATCTCTTGGGGCTGCCTTGAAGGTCTCCGCGTACTTCTGGCTTATCTGTGCGGTGCTGCTTTTCGTTCTGGTTTTTTACTTTGCAAAAGACGTGGAAAAGCTTCAGAAGACCATGATAGAACTTGCCAAGAATTCCCAGACAAGATGA
- a CDS encoding DMT family transporter, which produces MDLRVLLSGLAYSTIFGLSFLFTKNALDYVTPLTFLSLRFIVAFLSYLLLLITGAVKLGKKPYWKLWKLVLFQPVLYFLFETYGLQRVNSSEAGMIIALIPVVVNLLAPFILKEKGDLLHYLLVGMGFLGVSFIVGFNITPGNIAGKVFMLLAVLSGAMYSVFSRKFSKEFTPTEITFFMMMTGAVFFTLLSLSTGDFRPVFNVDVVIGALYLGVLSSTVAFFLLNYAIRKLSPIFTTLFSNFTTVVSVIAGVVFRNETVGIQQIAGMGLIISSLIIMSLRRSYKRLSRAQKL; this is translated from the coding sequence ATGGATCTAAGAGTTCTTCTTTCAGGTCTTGCTTATTCCACGATATTCGGACTTTCTTTTCTTTTCACGAAGAACGCTCTCGATTATGTAACTCCCCTGACTTTTCTTTCATTGAGATTCATCGTGGCTTTTCTCTCTTACCTTCTCCTCTTGATAACTGGTGCTGTGAAGCTTGGAAAGAAACCCTACTGGAAGCTCTGGAAACTCGTCCTGTTCCAGCCTGTGCTTTACTTTCTTTTCGAAACGTACGGTCTTCAAAGAGTGAACTCCTCAGAAGCCGGTATGATAATCGCCCTGATCCCAGTTGTTGTCAACCTCCTTGCTCCTTTCATTCTCAAAGAAAAGGGAGATCTTCTTCACTACCTTCTTGTGGGAATGGGTTTTCTTGGAGTTTCATTTATAGTTGGTTTCAACATCACACCGGGAAACATCGCCGGGAAAGTCTTCATGCTCCTCGCCGTTCTCTCTGGAGCGATGTACAGTGTGTTCTCGAGAAAGTTTTCAAAGGAGTTCACGCCAACTGAAATCACCTTCTTCATGATGATGACCGGAGCAGTTTTCTTCACCCTTTTGAGTCTTTCAACGGGTGATTTCAGACCGGTGTTCAACGTTGATGTGGTAATCGGTGCCCTGTATCTCGGTGTTCTCTCTTCCACCGTCGCGTTTTTCCTCCTCAACTACGCCATAAGGAAACTGTCTCCCATCTTCACCACCCTCTTCTCCAACTTCACAACGGTGGTTTCTGTGATAGCGGGGGTTGTTTTTAGAAACGAAACGGTTGGGATTCAACAGATTGCAGGGATGGGATTGATAATATCTTCTCTGATAATCATGAGTCTCAGAAGGAGTTATAAAAGGCTATCAAGAGCGCAGAAACTTTAA
- a CDS encoding DUF505 domain-containing protein: MIVTKRHAIVLKKLYEKGEEFSVKEWEDFDRETLWHLELAGLVKPVGVEMYDLTFSGNILGELLTDMIREGVLKNPEEWDDSFRWIGSEVISMIRYSKLAQSRVRGEVAKALEERGFAKEGNLTPYAYTLDEIYHASHPRLVVNLKVAEYLRKMVEGPGESSTLPVGGDELLQLEAMRMIAFSVPRSDVYALTGLGQQIRAALRKGLVVTDELILDELILDTVAKAYEGNQLSDFERNALLERGLIDWTGELHPMAEHLYLAWKIYKKGPYLMTPAFQISEDEARLLEVIVKLWKRHEKEDDVFPEPKQIEKAVDWEWKRKDLTVKLALYNLEGFGLLKSREHKHGARRTLVYELTSYGEEVLEDQRKSLRSVTAVGVKSITMTKKEFAAPNMEWYEQARKEGLVSDAAPTSSGRLYARLSVEAERRPLITNTEMKVLRKVPYKTGVFIEDMNLSEEERIALDSLEAKNLVEILPTDVVTLTEAGQLMKRALSAVSDDVEAPVTPLVIRLLQAIRTHGGLQMREKRIRINPESWKVVERELGVDPETFDDTVNLARISKFITENALTEAGVALLQAVDELARKEYPWVEV; this comes from the coding sequence ATGATTGTAACAAAAAGGCATGCGATCGTGCTGAAGAAGCTCTACGAGAAGGGAGAAGAGTTCAGCGTAAAGGAATGGGAGGACTTCGACAGAGAAACGCTGTGGCACCTTGAACTTGCTGGCCTGGTCAAACCCGTCGGTGTTGAGATGTACGATCTGACCTTTTCTGGTAACATCCTTGGAGAACTCCTCACGGACATGATAAGAGAAGGTGTCTTGAAGAATCCTGAGGAATGGGACGACTCGTTCAGGTGGATCGGCTCCGAAGTCATTTCCATGATCAGATACTCGAAGCTGGCTCAGTCGAGAGTGAGAGGAGAAGTCGCTAAAGCGCTTGAAGAGAGAGGATTCGCGAAGGAAGGAAATCTCACGCCTTACGCTTATACTCTCGATGAGATTTACCATGCGTCACATCCCAGACTGGTTGTGAACTTGAAAGTTGCGGAGTACCTGAGAAAGATGGTGGAGGGTCCGGGGGAGTCCAGCACGCTTCCTGTGGGAGGAGATGAACTCCTTCAGCTTGAAGCGATGAGGATGATAGCCTTCTCTGTTCCAAGGTCTGATGTTTACGCTCTCACAGGACTCGGACAGCAGATCAGGGCGGCACTCAGAAAGGGTCTTGTTGTGACGGATGAACTGATTCTCGACGAACTCATTCTGGACACTGTCGCGAAGGCTTACGAAGGGAACCAGTTGAGTGATTTTGAAAGAAACGCACTTCTCGAAAGAGGCCTCATTGACTGGACGGGAGAGCTTCACCCAATGGCGGAGCATCTCTACCTTGCGTGGAAGATATACAAAAAGGGTCCTTACCTCATGACCCCCGCTTTCCAGATCTCGGAGGACGAAGCGAGGCTCCTGGAAGTGATCGTCAAGCTCTGGAAGAGGCATGAAAAGGAAGATGATGTCTTCCCAGAACCGAAGCAGATAGAGAAGGCAGTGGACTGGGAGTGGAAGAGAAAGGATCTCACCGTGAAGCTTGCACTCTACAACCTTGAAGGTTTCGGCCTTTTGAAATCGAGAGAACACAAACACGGAGCAAGGAGGACGCTCGTTTACGAGTTGACCAGCTATGGTGAAGAAGTGCTTGAAGATCAGAGAAAGAGCCTCAGGAGTGTCACGGCTGTCGGTGTGAAATCAATTACCATGACGAAGAAAGAATTCGCAGCTCCAAACATGGAATGGTATGAACAGGCAAGAAAAGAAGGCCTCGTCAGCGATGCTGCTCCCACTTCTTCTGGTCGTCTCTACGCGAGGCTTTCTGTCGAAGCCGAGAGAAGACCGCTCATAACGAACACAGAAATGAAGGTTCTCAGAAAGGTTCCGTACAAAACGGGTGTTTTCATCGAAGATATGAATCTTTCAGAAGAGGAAAGAATAGCACTCGACAGTCTCGAAGCGAAGAATCTGGTGGAGATTTTGCCCACAGACGTTGTCACGCTCACAGAAGCGGGTCAGCTCATGAAGAGAGCTCTCTCTGCTGTTTCCGATGATGTGGAAGCACCGGTGACACCCCTTGTGATCAGACTTCTTCAGGCTATAAGAACACACGGCGGACTTCAGATGAGGGAGAAAAGGATCAGGATAAACCCGGAAAGCTGGAAAGTCGTAGAAAGAGAACTCGGTGTCGACCCGGAAACTTTCGATGATACAGTCAACCTCGCCAGAATATCTAAATTCATCACAGAAAACGCACTGACAGAAGCGGGAGTAGCACTACTTCAGGCAGTGGATGAACTAGCAAGAAAAGAGTATCCATGGGTTGAAGTTTGA